Below is a genomic region from Candidatus Bostrichicola ureolyticus.
TCTTAATACGTTCATCATTTTTTTGTATTTCTTCAATATTTTGTTTAAAATTTTGTTTATTTTTATATTTATCTAAATAAATACCTAAAAATTCCATTTTATTACAAATTAAATAACGAATTAATTCATCATTTTCTCCAATTCCTCCGGTAAATATCAAAGCATCCAAACCATTCATTATTGCAATAAAACTACCTATATATTTTTTCACTTTATGTGCATACATTTCGTATGCTAAAATTGCTTTAGGATTACCTTTATTATAAGCTAATTTAATATCACGCATATCACTATAACCTGATATAGAAAGCATGCCACTTTTTTTATTTAAAATTTCTGATAATTCATATTGAGTATAATTATATTTTAATGCGTAAAATATAACAGTACTATCTATATCTCCAACACGTGTACCCATTATTAAACCACTATTAGGACCAAATCCCATAGAAGTTTCTACAGAAAGACCATTTTCCACTGCTGTTGCACTAGCTCCATTACCTAAATGTAAAATAATTAATTTTTTTGATTTTTTTAAGTATTTTATTGCACACTGTGATACATATTTATGACTAATTCCATGAAATCCATAAGAACGAATTTTATATTTATTATAAAAAAAATCAGGAATTGCATACCTATAAGCTTTTTCATGCATACTATGATGAAAAGCTGTATCAAAAACAGCTACTTGTGGTATATTAGGAAATATTTTTTCTGCTACTTCAATACCCATGTAATTAGCTTTATTATGTAATGGTGCTATATTAAACAGTGATTTAATTAGTTTTTTAACGTATTCAGTAATTAAAGTTGTATCTCTAAGATATTCTCCACCATGTACTACTCTATGTCCTATAGCAGATATTTCATTACGAGAACTAATTATACCAGTATTAGGATCTGATAATAACATATAAATCTTTTCAATACCTGTTTGATGATCATTAATAATTAAGTTAATATTTTTTTCTTCTTTATAATTATTATGTATATATTTAATTTTACTTTCATGTGTACCAATACGTTCAATTAAACCCTTAGACAAAACCAATTTTTCTGGCATAGAAATTAGTTGATATTTTATTGATGAACTTCCTGAATTAATAATTAGTATTTTCATTAGCTTGTATAGTAGTAATAATAATTGTATTATAAATATCATCCACAGTAGAACCTCTACTTAAATCATTTATAGGTTTTTTAATACCTTGTAAAATTGGTCCAATTGCTATAGTGTTAGTCTCACGTTGAACAGCTTTATATGTAATATTACCGGAATTTAAATCAGGAAAAATAAATACATTAGCTTGTCCAATGACATTAGAATTAGGCAATTTACGTATACCTACATTAAAATCTACTGCAGCATCATATTGAATTGGTCCTTCTATTATCAGTTCAGGTGCTCTATTTTTAACAATAATTGTAGCGTTTTTAACTTTATCTACTTCTTTTCCTAATCCAGAATCTCCTGATGAATAAGAAAGCATAGCAATTTTAGGGTCTATTCCTAATGATTTTGCAGTTATAGCTGAACATATAGCAATTTCTGCTAGTTGTTCAGATGTAGGATTAGGGACAATAGCACAATCACTATATATTATAACTCTATCATATAATAACATTAAAAAAATTGATGATACTGTTTTTATACTATTAATAGTTTTTATAATTTGAAGTGCTGGCCGTATAGTATGAGCTGTAGTATGAATAACACCAGATACCATACCATCAGCTAATCCATTATAAACCATCATAGTACCAAAATAAGAGACATCTAGCATAAGTGTTTTAGATTGGTCATATTGCAAGCCTTTATTTTTTCTTAATTCATATAATTTTTTATAAAATTCTTCATATTTGTGAGATTTTATTGGATTGATAATTTTTATGCGTTGTTCATCCCAAAATAATCCTAATTTTTTAACTTTTATTAAAATTTTTTCTTTATCTCCTAATAAAGTTAATAAACCAAGTTTATTATATGCAAATTTTGAAGAAGCGCATAATATACGTTCATCTAAACCTTCAGGTAATACTATATGTTTTTGAAGTTTTTTACTTATATTAAAAATATTGTATTGGAACAATTGGTGATTTACAATTTTAATTTTAAAATTAATGATTCTTTTCTCCAATAATATTATGTCTATATAACGTTCAAAACGTTCTATAGCTATTATTAAATCAGTAACATTATCAGTAACATTATAAGGAATAATTGATATAATTGTATCAATATTTATGCGATTATATAATAATACTTCAAGTTTTTGTTTTGAAATTATAGAGTTATTGATAACAATCATAATAATTTTATTTCCTTTTTTTTGCATAGAATCATATTCTAGAAATATATTATTAGCAATAGTTTCTACACTTTTATTTTCTCCATTAATAATTAAAATTATAGGTATTTGTATAGTTGGTGCTATTAAATTATTGATATTAAAATCAAAAATACTTGTTTGTTTTGTTCCTTCTACTATGATAAAATCATATTTTTTTTTTAAATTGTAATATTTATTAATAATAATATTAAAAAAATTATTTTTATTTTTCAGATAATTTTCCAGAGCTTCTTCTTTAGTAGTAAATGCAAAAGATTCTTTATAACTCATATTAAAATATGACAATATTGTGTTAATGTAATTATTTTCTATATCTTCTCTAATAGGCTTGAAAAAAGCTACATTTAATTTTTTATTAATTAACATTCGTATAATTCCAAATGTAATTATATATTTTCCATATGTATCTGAATTAGCTGTAATAAATACAGAATAGTTCTTCATTTTTTATCATTTTTAGATTCAACAATTACATTTTCATATTCTTTTAATCCAGTTCCTGCTGGAATTTTACGTCCTACAATCACATTTTCTTTCAATCCTTTTAAATAATCAGTTTTACGACTAATAGCTGCTTCACATAAAACTTTTGTTGTTTCTTGAAATGAAGCTGCTGAAATAAAAGATTTAGTTTGTAAAGAAGCTCTTGTAATACCTTGCAATATAGGTTTTGCTGTTGCAGTAATTGCCTCTCTAGCTAATATTAATTTTTTATTTTCACGTTTAAGTATAGAATTTTCACATAAAAGCTGACTAGAAGTAATAATATCATTCTGTTTA
It encodes:
- a CDS encoding acetate kinase, which gives rise to MKILIINSGSSSIKYQLISMPEKLVLSKGLIERIGTHESKIKYIHNNYKEEKNINLIINDHQTGIEKIYMLLSDPNTGIISSRNEISAIGHRVVHGGEYLRDTTLITEYVKKLIKSLFNIAPLHNKANYMGIEVAEKIFPNIPQVAVFDTAFHHSMHEKAYRYAIPDFFYNKYKIRSYGFHGISHKYVSQCAIKYLKKSKKLIILHLGNGASATAVENGLSVETSMGFGPNSGLIMGTRVGDIDSTVIFYALKYNYTQYELSEILNKKSGMLSISGYSDMRDIKLAYNKGNPKAILAYEMYAHKVKKYIGSFIAIMNGLDALIFTGGIGENDELIRYLICNKMEFLGIYLDKYKNKQNFKQNIEEIQKNDERIKILVIPTNEELQISLEVYNLLK
- the pta gene encoding phosphate acetyltransferase; the encoded protein is MKNYSVFITANSDTYGKYIITFGIIRMLINKKLNVAFFKPIREDIENNYINTILSYFNMSYKESFAFTTKEEALENYLKNKNNFFNIIINKYYNLKKKYDFIIVEGTKQTSIFDFNINNLIAPTIQIPIILIINGENKSVETIANNIFLEYDSMQKKGNKIIMIVINNSIISKQKLEVLLYNRINIDTIISIIPYNVTDNVTDLIIAIERFERYIDIILLEKRIINFKIKIVNHQLFQYNIFNISKKLQKHIVLPEGLDERILCASSKFAYNKLGLLTLLGDKEKILIKVKKLGLFWDEQRIKIINPIKSHKYEEFYKKLYELRKNKGLQYDQSKTLMLDVSYFGTMMVYNGLADGMVSGVIHTTAHTIRPALQIIKTINSIKTVSSIFLMLLYDRVIIYSDCAIVPNPTSEQLAEIAICSAITAKSLGIDPKIAMLSYSSGDSGLGKEVDKVKNATIIVKNRAPELIIEGPIQYDAAVDFNVGIRKLPNSNVIGQANVFIFPDLNSGNITYKAVQRETNTIAIGPILQGIKKPINDLSRGSTVDDIYNTIIITTIQANENTNY